The following DNA comes from Excalfactoria chinensis isolate bCotChi1 chromosome 5, bCotChi1.hap2, whole genome shotgun sequence.
GGAagtgcaggtgctgcaggttgttctgcagctgcagctcagccgCCAACAGGGGCCGGACCCGGCAGAACACCCGGATGTTGCCCTTCAACTCCTGCACCATGTTATGGAGGCGCCTCCTGTCCATCTCCatcaggtgctgctgcttttccatctcctgcagcCGCTGCTGTTGGCTTTGGGATTGGGATCGGAGCTGGGCCACCTCGGCCCCATAGGACTCCTCCTGTTCCCTCATCCTACAGCCCTGGGATTCAACCCTCAGCTTCAGCTCGGCCACCTCCGAGTCCCTCTGAGCTAAAGAGGAGTGGGAGTGATGGAGATCAGCCTCCAGCTTCTGCACCATGTTATGGGGGCGCCTCCTGTCCATCTCCatcaggtgctgctgcttttccatctcctgcagcCGCTGCTGTTGGCTTTGGGATTGGGATCGGAGCTCGGCCACCTCGGCCCCATAGGACTCCTCCTGTTCCCTCATCCTACAGCCCTGGGATTCAACCCTCAGCTTCAGCTCGGCCACCTCCGAGTCCCTCTGAGCTAAAGAGGAGTGGGAGTGATGGAGATCAGCCTGTGCCTGGTGCAGCCTTGCCGTCAGCTCCTCCAGCTCGCGGCCTTTCAGCTCTGATTCCTCACGGAGCTTGGCCAGCTCTGCGCTCAGGGTGCTCACACAtctctccatctcctcccctctctcctccttttcccGCAGCTCCTCCTTCAGTCCCTCCACCTCCTCCCGGAGCTTCCCGTTCTCCTCCTCCAACCTTTGCGCTCTCTCCTTTTGATTCCCCAGTGCGACCCGCACATCGTTCAATTGCCCCTTTAAATCCCAGGCAGCTCGACGCCGTTGGGCCCCACCGACAGAAGGAGCCGCTCTTGGAACCAGGGCTGCCCCACGACTCCCTTTCCCAGCCCTTGGGGCAGCGGTGACCGTCATGGCCTTCCTTGGAGGCCCTGGCCCTGAAGCAGCTGGAACGCTCAGTGCCCGCAATGGGGCTCGGCTGGGGGGCTGCGAGGAGGAGGAAGCGGTGCAGAGACGTTTCTGCTCCGGAGCCGCCGGTTGAGGGCCGGGAGCCGCCCGTTTAGCCGCAGCTCTACGGACCGAGAGCCGTGAGGTTGGAGCGACCACCGCCATTCCCGGCACCGAACCGGCGCTGTCCTAAGCCAGGGATTGTGGGTTCGAGCCATAGCTTCAGGAGCCATAAACCATGCCGTGCGTTGGCTCTGGTGCTTGGCTCTATTTTCCGGTGGGTTGAGGAGCATCCTCTCAATGTGGGAATGTGATTTGTGAGAACATCTTGTCACCTGCAGCTTGATGGAGGGCTTCAGAACAGCTTAAATCCCCCTTCATTCCATTCACGTTTGGGTAGTTACGAGATGTATCCTACGTAGAGTGGCAATTCAGGGGAAGATTCAATGCAAAGagcttttctgtgaaatgaaattgCATATAGCTCTCTGTGTGTGGATCTGAGCCTTAATGCCCTTATATCCATCCCTTTCTCAACTGTCTGGGTGTGTGCTGACTGATgttgggtctatggggtctgaTAGAGCTTGGGGGTGAGATGAGTTTTGTAACTCTCAGGCCTCATGCACGGCCTTTGCTGTGCGAAAGTATCTGCAGCCCTTTGCTGCAGGCTGTCATGAAGATGAATGCCTCGATGTAAGAGTGTTTATTTAATGGATGTAGATGGGGACAATATTTGACCGTGTTTTGTTCACAACTTTTTTCAGACTTCTGGATTCTGTGGGAGCAGCTGCTCCATCCAGTGCCCAAAGGCTGTGGGATGTGGAGTGTGGATGTGGGGTGGGTGGAGAAGGCAAGCCATCAAAATGCACTTCCATAACAAAGGCCACAGGCCTATTGTGTGGCGTATTATTATACAGCACAGTCATTTCCAGAAGTTACAGGCTGGAACTTGTGCATATGAGCATCTGGATGTTGAACTTACAGGTGATTTCCATAGAGAATAACACTGAAGCCTTACCTATGGAATATTGTGATGTTGAAGGGTGGTGAACTGGGAGAGCCTATAGACATCATCAGGAAATAGAACATACGCTGTGAGTGCTCATGGGAAGGCTCAAGAGAATCTTCTCCATTCCTGTATTTGTACACAGGGATgtgacaaagaaacagaatccaGGCTCCTCGTGgtgcccagagcagggcaggaggcacCGGAgtacaggaaataaatgttacaGACTTCTTTGGAGTGATTCAAATGCTGCcatgggttgcacagaggtggtGGAGGAAACATCCTTGAAGATATCCCAAGCCCAACAGTTGGGCATTGTGACACTTGCCAGTGTAACTAAATGCCTGTTGGTAGCTGACAGCAtccttgtgtgtgtgcagtgctctgctggagATGGACCCTGGTTTCGAGCAACGAGCTGTTTGAACCAGTTTTGTTAATAAGACTGGTAATAAATAATCTTCTTTTAATTCATCCTTTCTCCTTTACAATATACACTTTGCACACACTTTGCTAAAAGAAAAGCCATCTCAGAGGAACTAAAATCCTCCTTCAGTGTATGGATTTTTCTGAAGTTCCTTAGCAGGTGGTGCTTTATGGAGCGAACAGCCACTTTGTTTAATAATAAAACTAAATCAACTTGGTTCTAAGTCTAAGGATTAATCCCTCCCACTCACTCCTTTGAGGTGTTTTCATTGCtgtgcttctcctttcttccagctTGTTTCTtgttgcacagtgctgcaccAAGAGACTGCTTTACCCCACCTGTGTGCAATACAGAAAACACTAATCATTGCACAGTTCTAATGTCAAAATTGGTACTGAAGCAAAGGAATCGGAGTAAAACAACTGACTTTTTTCCAGAGAATGGCTCTGAATACAGATTAAATGAACTGATGTGGCAGTGGGGATGCTGAGAAGCAGCGGTGCTGCGAGGTGCTCATGGGGGCTGTAGAATGAAGTATCACAAGGGAGGATATGGGCTGTGTGGGGGAGGTGGACTCAAATTGCAGACCCCCATCTGCTGCCCAGCAAACCCCAAAGCCCAGCCTGgctggcagcaggaagaggaggtgaCTGATAGGGATTGGCCACGGCGTGCTGCTGTGGGCATTGCTGGGAGATGGTTGATGCTATTGACTCTGCTGTCACTATTACTGCACTGAAGAGTTATTTGGAGCCTTTTTGTCAGCATTTACAATCCATAAGGTTCTATCATGCTCAGTGCTATCAATAACAGTGCTTTAAAAACGTTTTTGTTGTGTATTTTCTCCACTCGCATGCGTTTTCTGTTAGAAAATGACTGCTTTTTATCCTGGagtcttttcttctgcttgctcACATGTGTTGAGCTGTATCAGGAGCAGGACTGTGAAACAGATAAAGAACCAGCCATATGCTTTCTTTACGTTCTCACAGTGCCTGGAGCCCTGCAATCTGGCATGGGTTTCCAAGCAAACATGAACAACCTGAAGGCATCTCCACGCTCTGCTGCAAGCAGCGCTCCtctgccaccagcactgctctgcaccaACATGAAATGGGAATGagagcactgctgctcagctgctcctcatgtGGGGCAGTTATCTGCTGGGGTGGGCAGTGTTGGGCTGCCATTGTTGCTGTGTTGTAGCTGAGATGCCAGCCACAGCCACGTCCCA
Coding sequences within:
- the LOC140252533 gene encoding uncharacterized protein, whose amino-acid sequence is MAVVAPTSRLSVRRAAAKRAAPGPQPAAPEQKRLCTASSSSQPPSRAPLRALSVPAASGPGPPRKAMTVTAAPRAGKGSRGAALVPRAAPSVGGAQRRRAAWDLKGQLNDVRVALGNQKERAQRLEEENGKLREEVEGLKEELREKEERGEEMERCVSTLSAELAKLREESELKGRELEELTARLHQAQADLHHSHSSLAQRDSEVAELKLRVESQGCRMREQEESYGAEVAELRSQSQSQQQRLQEMEKQQHLMEMDRRRPHNMVQKLEADLHHSHSSLAQRDSEVAELKLRVESQGCRMREQEESYGAEVAQLRSQSQSQQQRLQEMEKQQHLMEMDRRRLHNMVQELKGNIRVFCRVRPLLAAELQLQNNLQHLHFPAHDSNAIVLIKGEQSHTAAFHLRYRAKTHGVEKGGRKKKIRDLEVPVSPPPYIPPTRTDGPVCQGSGGLAGRVSSRRGPGAPTRPPRCGLPLFPLLALSPRRRSVAGPVRLRVRAVRSVAGRLESRAGGAVRAALLPAAVAGGRRVTEGNPGSREEGEVVAADDGCAPAGGRCPEGRRGRLPGFPSARRPGRRATERAGGGTSRGPRVVSLSPGPGTECPRNRAEVYKISKKEKKEDGEYRLRIRLCRDPKWAPLAAGTLG